The Cataglyphis hispanica isolate Lineage 1 chromosome 5, ULB_Chis1_1.0, whole genome shotgun sequence genome has a segment encoding these proteins:
- the LOC126849599 gene encoding uncharacterized protein F54H12.2-like gives MSFLHTHSSECLKSELDLFSLPPTQTSIESSQWIHYKPVTSLSDDSPIEFVIPGHGEEYLDLTHTMLSLRVRVETSGDSTGHVTGVGGSATTDNVGPVNHLLHSIFNQIDVYFNQKLVSPPNNAYAYRAYIEALLNYSSPAKLPI, from the coding sequence ATGTCCTTTCTTCATACGCATTCGAGCGAGTGTTTAAAGAGTGAACTCGACCTCTTCTCCTTACCACCCACGCAAACTAGTATCGAGAGTTCACAATGGATTCATTACAAACCCGTGACTTCGCTCTCGGACGACTCGCCGATAGAATTCGTCATTCCCGGTCACGgagaagaatatttagatCTCACGCACACCATGCTGAGTCTTCGCGTACGCGTAGAAACGTCAGGCGATTCCACAGGACACGTTACGGGAGTAGGCGGCAGCGCAACGACGGACAATGTAGGCCCCGTAAATCATTTACTTCATTCCATCTTCAATCAGATCGACGTGTATTTCAATCAAAAGCTCGTATCGCCGCCAAACAACGCTTACGCGTACCGCGCCTACATCGAGGcgttgttaaattattcttcaccGGCAAAACTTCCCATCTAA
- the LOC126849598 gene encoding uncharacterized protein LOC126849598, whose product MTELEKFYYNPSHYAGYSATANLSRAAKPNFTRNEVIDWLKSQDAYTLHRPVRRKFPRLHYNVTNIDDLWEADLIDLRNLKSYNDGYSYLLTVIDALSKFVWVEPLRDKTGSCVVKAFQRIFSRNNDRLPVYLQTDKGKEFIARHVQNFLKEKDIRFRVTRNPDIKAAIVERFNRTLKERMWRYFTHKNMRRYIDVLQDIVRAYNHTRHSTIKMQPAVVTLENARVARKNMIRRWNDIKQKKNRGRRQKAKYNAGDFVRVSRAKIAFEKGYETKWSEEIFRIHRVLEWRKPRVYELSDLAGEVIDGLFYEQELAPVIKDLQGEEFIVERVIKSKGRGNKKQLLVSWQGYPSKFDSWIPAESLKILDKNEGG is encoded by the coding sequence ATGACGGAactcgaaaaattctattacaatCCCTCGCATTATGCTGGATATTCAGCGACGGCCAATTTGTCGCGAGCTGCTAAACCGAATTTCACGCGTAACGAAGTCATCGACTGGCTTAAATCGCAAGATGCGTACACGCTGCATCGTCCAGTGCGCCGAAAATTTCCGcgtttacattataatgtGACAAACATCGATGACTTATGGGAGGCTGATTTGATCGATCTACGTAATCTTAAAAGCTACAATGACggctattcatatttattgacgGTTATCGACGCCCTTAGTAAATTTGTTTGGGTAGAACCTTTACGTGATAAGACAGGTAGCTGTGTAGTAAAAGCCTTTCAACGCATATTCTCGAGAAACAATGACCGTTTACCCGTATACCTGCAAACCGACAAAGGTAAAGAATTTATCGCTCGTCatgtacaaaatttcttaaaagaaaaagatattcgtTTTCGCGTAACGCGTAATCCCGATATCAAAGCAGCTATAGTGGAACGATTTAATAGAACGCTCAAGGAACGGATGTGgcgttattttacacataaaaatatgaggCGTTACATAGATGTTTTACAGGATATCGTTCGCGCTTACAATCACACGCGTCACTCCACCATCAAAATGCAGCCTGCAGTCGTTACGCTAGAAAATGCACGTGTAGcgcgtaaaaatatgattcgtCGTTGGAATGACATCAAGCAGAAAAAGAATCGCGGTCGTAGACAAAAGGCTAAATATAACGCGGGTGATTTTGTACGGGTCAGTAGAGCAAAGATAGCCTTTGAGAAAGGATACGAAACAAAGTGGAgcgaagaaatatttcgaattcaCCGTGTTCTCGAATGGAGAAAACCGCGCGTATACGAACTAAGCGATTTAGCGGGTGAAGTTATAGACGGGCTTTTTTACGAACAAGAATTAGCGCCGGTTATTAAAGACTTGCAGGGGGAAGAATTTATCGTCGAGCGTGTGATAAAAAGCAAGGGTcgtggaaataaaaaacaattattagttAGCTGGCAAGGATATCCTTCAAAATTCGATTCTTGGATACCCGCTGAGAGCTTAAAGATTTTGGATAAAAATGAGGGaggatga
- the LOC126849597 gene encoding uncharacterized protein LOC126849597 produces MAGAKKVSSERKKLTDFVKSTHVCDINKSGLKTDFDRRNDQRYLLLSTTYGLNASYTKKIHVGLQATSENCFVPIVKLTGNYADGICLDTDTWQQFQISMEQMKQYLCENQKSKPSPIIINNISIGFTTAYGTRAVIVSYKENAGQPANNNETEEQPPLKKQKTYSVAIVMQKTTFVGLEDIARCVDAHLARLIPITDTVNACSKYLISEIELKFPSSYIDCEIIKLTVREWQDAYQRLQYAASASKEEEEEEEEERARKTDYVNNVLIKSKKNIIEFREGLPRPEDYSNDPLSPKLIIIDDLMRESSSCDAIVDLFTKGSHHKNLSVILISQNLFHQGRGQRDISLNANYIVVLKIHAIAHKFVI; encoded by the exons atggcCGGCGCAAAAAAAGTATCCAGTGAACGGAAAAAGCTAAccgattttgttaaatctactcacgtttgtgatattaacaaaTCGGGCCTCAAGACCGACTTCGATAGAAGAAACGAtcagcgatatttattattatcgacgacGTACGGGCTTAACGCATCGTATACTAAGAAGATTCACGTGGGATTGCAGGCGACGAGCGAAAATTGCTTTGTaccgattgtaaaattaacaggCAATTATGCAGATGGAATATGTCTCGACACCGACACCTGGCAGCAATTTCAAATCAGCATGGAGCAGATGAAGCAGTATTTGTGCGAGAATCAAAAATCCAAACCAAgtccgattattatcaacaatatttccatCGGCTTCACAACCGCTTACGGAACAAGGGCAGTGATAGTGAGTTATAAGGAAAATGCGGGACAACCGGCGAATAATAACGAGACGGAGGAGCAGCCCCCgttgaagaagcaaaaaaCGTACAGCGTCGCCATTGTGATGCAGAAAACTACTTTTGTCGGCCTGGAAGATATCGCAAGATGTGTGGACGCTCATTTGGCACGGTTAATTCCCATTACCGACACCGTCAACGCGTGCTCCAAATACCTGATTAgcgaaatagaattaaaatttcccTCGTCTTACATAGATtgcgaaattataaaacttacagtTAGag aATGGCAAGACGCGTATCAGCGTTTACAGTACGCCGCAAGTGCGTCaaaagaagaggaggaggaggaggaggaggaaagagCACGAAAGACGGATTACgttaataatgttttgataaaatcgaagaaaaatataattgaatttcgcgAAGGATTACCGCGTCCGGAAGATTATTCCAACGATCCGCTCTcgccaaaattaataataattgacgatCTTATGAGAGAATCATCGTCGTGCGACGCTATCGTAGATCTATTTACCAAAGGAAGTCATCATAAGAATCTCAGTGTTATACTCATCTCGCAAAATCTCTTTCATCAAGGACGTGGACAACGCGACATATCTCTAAACGCGAATTATATAGTAGTTTTAAAAATCCACGCGATCGCGCACAAATTCGTCATCTAG